In Pseudopipra pipra isolate bDixPip1 chromosome 5, bDixPip1.hap1, whole genome shotgun sequence, the following proteins share a genomic window:
- the DCLRE1C gene encoding LOW QUALITY PROTEIN: protein artemis (The sequence of the model RefSeq protein was modified relative to this genomic sequence to represent the inferred CDS: deleted 1 base in 1 codon): MSRFGGRMHEYPALSIDRFDHHNLRARAFFLSHCHKDHMKGLRAPALKSRLEGSLKVKLYCSPVTKELLLSNWKYKFWENHIVALEVETPTQISLVDETSGEKEDVVVTLLPAGHCPGSVMFLFEGENGTVLYTGDFRLAKGEAARMELLHSGTRVKDIQSVYLDTTFCDPKFYHIPSREECLNGILELVRSWTSLSRCHVVWLNCKAAYGYEYLFVNLSEELGIKVHTNKPDMFRNMPEILCHLTTDRHTQIHACRHPWDDDCFRGNRLPCGLTCRSGTPLHIISIKPSTIWFGERIKKTNVIVRTGERTYRACFSFHSSYSEIKDFLSYICPVNVYPNVLPLGGTEDKVMEILKPLCRSYRRNTEPRYKPLGTLKRVHKRELSDTDEDDLFDSELTSARPKIPKQQTGESRPSSTGQSENAEGNINESTESYKATTTYTSLQVDFVDCEESNDDDDDDDEKDDEEESEKNTVQLLSHEPDATSTANFSGVTSDQQDSNADVPRWDEFFMCNKLEESSENEDNIPSSADAGGSQSLFSDSDGVSDSTHISSQNSSQSTHISEQGSQGWDSQMDTVLITSQERSALDFSKGGSRAVVPVLQETARDSQPESSRGKPPGQSRPCVYDGACDLKSKGCEKAAETGTARVQDALVELSDSSRTPDLELRRDSQSSSDFEIPLTPGAEVPQPDKLYHLYEKLAAGENILVRKKSPEDRYN; the protein is encoded by the exons CTTGAAAGTTAAACTATACTGCTCACCAGTAACTAAGGAATTGCTGTTGTCTAACTGGAAATACAAGTTTTGGGAGAATCATATT GTTGCACTGGAAGTTGAAACTCCAACTCAGATTTCTTTAGTAGATGAAACATCTGGTGAG AAAGAAGATGTAGTGGTGACACTTCTGCCAGCTGGTCACTGTCCAGGTTCAGTCAT GTTTCTGTTTGAAGGTGAGAATGGCACTGTGCTGTACACAGGGGATTTCAGACTTGCAAAGGGAGAAGCAGCCAGAATGGAGCTTTTGCATTCAGGGACCAG AGTAAAAGACATCCAGAGTGTGTATTTGGACACTACTTTTTGTGATCCCAAATTTTATCACATACCAAGCCGG GAGGAATGTTTAAATGGGATCTTGGAGTTAGTGCGAAGCTGGACCTCACTGTCCCGCTGTCATGTTGTGTGGCTGAACTGCAAAGCTGCTTATGGATATGAATATTTATTCGTAAACCTCAGTGAGGAACTCGGAATCAAG GTGCACACGAACAAACCTGATATGTTCAGGAACATGCCAGAAATCCTGTGCCATCTCACTACAGACCGACACACTCAGATCCATGCCTGTCGACATCCTTGG GATGATGACTGCTTCCGAGGGAACAGACTGCCCTGTGGGCTGACTTGCCGAAGTGGAACTCCTTTGCACATAATCAGCATCAAACCCTCCACTATATGGTTTGGGGAAAGGATCAAGAAAACCAATGTAATCGTGAG GACTGGGGAAAGAACATACAGAGCTTGTTTCTCTTTCCACTCTTCATACAGCGAG ATTAAGGATTTCCTGAGCTATATCTGTCCTGTGAATGTGTATCCCAACGTACTGCCACTGGGTGGGACAGAGGACAAAGTAATGGAAAT ATTAAAGCCATTATGCAGGTCATACAGGAGAAACACGGAACCCAGGTACAAGCCCTTAGGAACACTGAAGAGAGTCCACAAGAGAGAATTATCTGATACAG ATGAAGATGATCTCTTTGATTCAGAATTAACTTCTGCAAGGCCTAAGATTCCAAAACAGCAGACAGGAGAGAGCAGGCCATCCAGCACAGGACAGTCTGAAAATGCTGAAGGAAATATTAATGAGAGCACAGAAAGTTACAAAGCAACCACAACTTACACCTCCCTCCAGGTAGATTTTGTGGACTGTGAGGAATcaaatgatgatgatgatgatgatgatgaaaaagatgatgaagaagaatctgaaaaaaatacagttcaaCTTCTTTCCCATGAGCCAGATGCCACTTCCACAGCAAATTTCAGTGGAGTAACTAGTGACCAACAGGACTCTAATGCCGATGTCCCTCGCTGGGATGAATTCTTTATGTGTAATAAGTTAGAGGAAAGCTCTGAAAATGAGGACAACATCCCATCTTCAGCAGATGCTGGTGGGTCCCAGTCACTCTTCAGCGATTCGGATGGAGTAAGTGACTCAACACACATCTCCTCTCAAAATTCTTCTCAGTCAACACACATATCAGAGCAggggagccagggctgggacagccaAATGGACACAGTGCTTATCACCTCCCAGGAGAGAAGTgccctggacttcagcaaaggtgggagcagagcagttgttcctgtgctgcaggagactGCCAGGGACAGTCAGCCGGAGAGTAGCAGGGGGAAGccaccagggcagagcagacCCTGTGTCTATGATGGTGCCTGTGACTTGAAAAGCAAGGGCTGTGAGAAAGCTGCAGAGACTGGCACTGCTCGTGTTCAGGATGCGCTGGTGGAACTAAGTGACAGCTCAAGGACTCCTGACCTGGAGCTGAGGAGGGACTCCCAGAGCTCCTCTGACTTCGAAATTCCCTTGACTCCTGGTGCTGAAGTGCCTCAGCCAGATAAACTGTACCATTTATACGAGAAGCTTGCAGCAGGGGAAAACATACTC GTGAGAAAAAAGTCTCCTGAGGACAGATATAACTGA
- the SUV39H2 gene encoding histone-lysine N-methyltransferase SUV39H2 has translation MEGWRGAWYVPCLASLETLQELCRKENLRCKSIGITNRSLKSYEVEYLCDYKVEEGKEYYLVKWKGWPESSNTWEPEKHLNCPLLLQNFLSDKNEYLSRVREGKALKVRNHIKALKPAIADYVVKKAKQRIALQRWKEELNRKKNHKAMILVENTVDLEGPPLDFYYINEYKPAPGINVLNGITTGCECADCPAEKCCPKEAGFILAYNKRKKLKIQPGLPIYECNSYCRCGPDCPNRIVQKGTPYSLCIFRTNNGRGWGVKTLQKIKTNSFVMEYVGEVITSEEAERRGQLYDNQGNTYLFDLDYDSDEFTVDAARYGNVSHFVNHSCDPNLQVFNVFIDNLDLRLPRIALFSTRTIKAGEELTFDYQMKGSIDLTSDSADGLSPSKKRIRTVCKCGAVCCRGYLN, from the exons ATGGAGGGCTGGCGAGGAG CCTGGTATGTGCCATGTCTAGCTTCACTTGAGACCCTCCAAGAATTATGTAGGAAGGAAAATCTCAGATGTAAATCCATTGGAATCACCAACAGGAGTCTAAAGAGTTATGAGGTGGAATATTTGTGTGACTACAAGGTAGAAGAG GGCAAAGAATACTATCTTGTGAAATGGAAAGGATGGCCAGAATCTTCAAATACTTGGGAACCTGAGAAGCATCTGAACTGCCCATTGCTTCTTCAGAACTTTCTTAGTGACAAGAATGAATACTTGTCTCGGGTGAGAGAAGGCAAAGCACTGAAAGTGAGAAACCACATTAAAGCTTTGAAACCTGCCATTGCAGATTATGTTGTAAAGAAGGCCAAGCAAAGAATAGCCCTGCAGAGATGGAAAGAAGAACTCAACAGGAAAAAGAATCACAAAGCAATGATCCTGGTAGAAAACACTGTGGATCTTGAAGGGCCTCCCTTAGACTTCTACTACATTAATGAGTATAAACCTGCTCCGGGGATAAATGTGCTCAATGGAATAACGACTGGCTGTGAATGTGCTGACTGCCCTGCTGAGAAATGCTGTCCAAAGGAGGCTGGGTTTATTTTGGCTTACAATAAACGTAAGAAGTTAAAAATCCAGCCTGGCTTGCCCATCTATGAGTGCAATTCCTATTGTAGGTGTGGGCCTGACTGCCCTAATAGGATAGTGCAGAAAGGTACACCGTATTCCCTTTGCATCTTCAGAACCAACAATGGCCGTGGCTGGGGAGTAAAAACCCTccagaaaattaaaaccaacaGTTTTGTGATGGAGTATGTTGGAGAG gtgattACAAGTGAGGAAGCAGAGAGGCGAGGCCAGCTCTATGACAACCAGGGAAATACATACTTGTTTGATTTGGATTATGACTCAGATGAATTTACAGTAGATGCAGCTCGATATGGAAATGTGTCCCACTTTGTGAATCACAGC TGTGATCCAAATCTTCAAGTCTTCAATGTGTTTATTGACAACCTCGACTTGCGTCTTCCTCGAATAGCACTGTTTTCTACCCGAACCATCAAGGCTGGAGAAGAGCTGACCTTTGACTACCAGATGAAAG GTTCAATAGATCTGACTTCAGACTCTGCTGATGGTCTTAGCCCATCCAAAAAGAGGATCAGAACTGTCTGTAAATGTGGAGCCGTGTGTTGCAGAGGTTATCTCAACTGA
- the HSPA14 gene encoding heat shock 70 kDa protein 14, translating to MAAIGVHLGATCACAAVYKDGRADVVANDAGDRVTPAVVAFSESEEVVGLAAKQSRIRNISNTVVKVKQILGRSAGDPQAEKYIAESKCSIIEKNGKLQYEIDNKLINPEDVAKLIFSKMKETAQSALGSDVNDVVVTVPFDFGENQKNALGEAAAAAGFNVMRLIHEPSAALLAYGIGQDSPTGKSNVLVYKLGGTSLSITVIEVNSGIYRVLATNTDDSIGGVCFTEALAQHLASEFQRSCKHDIRGNPRAMMKLMNSADIAKHSLSTLGSANCFVDSLYDGLDFDCNVSRARFELICSSLFSKCVEAIKNLLQQVGFTADDINKVVLCGGSARIPKLQQLIKDIFPTVELLNSIPPDEVIPIGAAIEAGILLGKENTLLEEEALIECSAKDILLKGVDESGADKFTVLFPSGTPLPARRQHTLHAPGNISSVCLELYESLGKGPTNEEDKFAQIVLQDLDKKEDGLHDILTVLTMKRDGSLHVTCTDQDTGKCEIITVEVAS from the exons ATGGCGGCCATCGGGGTTCATCTGGGAGCCACCTGTGCCTGCGCCGCCGTCTACAAG GATGGCCGCGCAGACGTGGTCGCCAACGACGCCGGGGACCGGGTCACCCCCGCGGTTGTGGCGTTCTCGGAGAGCGAAGAG gtGGTTGGCTTAGCCgcaaagcagagcaggatcAGAAATATTTCGAACACTGTAGTGAAAGTAAAGCAGATCCTCGGGCGAAG CGCTGGTGACCCTCAGGCAGAGAAATATATTGCAGAAAGCAAGTGCTCT ATAATTGAGAAGAATGGAAAACTTCAATATGAAATAGATAATAAACTTATTAACCCAGAAGATGTGGCAAAACTGATTTTCAGTAAAATGAAAG AGACTGCTCAGTCTGCATTGGGTTCAGATGTAAACGATGTTGTTGTCACTGTGCCATTTGATTTtggagagaatcagaaaaatgCCCTTGG ggaagcagctgcagctgctgggtttAATGTTATGAGATTAATCCATGAACCATCTGCAGCTCTCCTTGCTTATGGAATTGGCCAGGACTCACCCACTGGGAAAAG CAATGTGTTGGTTTATAAACTTGGTGGGACATCACTTTCTATCACAGTCATAGAAGTAAACAGTGGGATATATCGTGTGCTTGCTACAAACACGGATGACAGCATTGGTGGAGTTTGCTTCACAGAAGCTCTGGCACAACACTTAGCTTCTGAATTTCAGAG gtCTTGTAAACATGATATTAGAGGAAACCCCAGAGCCATGATGAAGTTAATGAACAGTGCTGATATTGCAAAACACTCTTTATCGACCCTGGGAAGTGCAAACTGTTTTGTAGATTCGTTGTATGATGGATTGGATTTTGATTGTAACGTGTCCAG GGCCAGGTTTGAACTTATCTGTTCTTCACTTTTTAGTAAATGTGTAGAAGCCATTAAAAACCTCTTGCAGCAAGTTGGATTTACAGCAGATGATATTAATAAG GTAGTTCTGTGCGGTGGGTCTGCTCGAATCCCCAAGCTACAGCAGCTGATCAAAGACATTTTCCCAACTGTGGAGTTACTGAATTCAATTCCTCCAGATGAAGTTATTCCCATCGGTGCAGCCATAGAGGCAGGAATTCTGCTAGGAAAAGAGAATACCTTGTTAGAAGAAGAAGCACTTATTGAGTGTTCTGCCAAAGATATTCTTCTAAAG ggAGTAGACGAGTCAGGGGCTGACAAATTCACAGTGCTATTTCCATCAGGGACACCACTGCCAGCTCGAAGGCAGCACACCCTGCACGCCCCTGGAAACATTTCTTCTGTGTGCCTTGAACTGTACGAGTCGCTGGGGAAAGGTCCCACGAACGAAGAAGATAAATTTGCCCAG attgtACTTCAGGATTTAGATAAAAAGGAGGATGGCCTACATGATATACTAACTGTTCTCACTATGAAAAG GGATGGGTCCTTGCACGTTACCTGCACGGATCAAGATACCGGGAAGTGTGAAATCATCACTGTTGAAGTGGCATCATAG